The proteins below are encoded in one region of Sinorhizobium meliloti:
- a CDS encoding FadR/GntR family transcriptional regulator: protein MPGTFGNQRGKRTSHRLVVEELGQAVVGGEFAIGETLPGDTDLAARFSVSRTVLREAMKTLAAKGLVVARARIGTRVLPRAHWNLFDSDVLTWHFGAGVDEDFLRHVSEVRLALEPYAAALAARRASDADIARMMRLAVAMGDASHSPHTLALADLEFHLRLLEASLNPFMRTVGSLIEAALMGVFQLTSPTADETEIDRVAIAHIRIVEEIRRRDEEGARNAMEHVIRVGQERLIMDLRGRES from the coding sequence ATGCCGGGGACCTTCGGAAATCAACGCGGCAAACGCACGAGCCACAGGCTCGTCGTCGAGGAGCTTGGCCAGGCGGTGGTCGGCGGCGAGTTTGCGATCGGCGAGACGCTGCCGGGCGACACGGATCTCGCCGCGCGCTTCAGCGTATCGCGCACCGTACTGCGCGAAGCGATGAAGACACTTGCCGCCAAAGGCCTCGTCGTCGCCCGCGCCCGCATCGGCACGCGCGTGCTGCCCCGGGCGCACTGGAACCTCTTCGACAGCGACGTGCTCACCTGGCATTTCGGCGCCGGTGTCGACGAGGATTTCCTGCGTCATGTGAGCGAGGTGCGGTTGGCCCTCGAACCCTATGCGGCGGCACTGGCGGCGCGCCGCGCCAGCGATGCGGACATCGCCCGGATGATGCGGCTTGCCGTCGCGATGGGCGATGCCAGCCACAGCCCCCACACGCTGGCGCTCGCAGATCTCGAATTCCACCTCCGCCTCCTGGAAGCCTCGCTCAATCCGTTCATGCGGACGGTCGGCAGCCTGATCGAGGCGGCGCTGATGGGCGTTTTTCAGCTTACCAGCCCGACAGCCGATGAAACGGAGATCGACCGCGTCGCGATCGCGCATATCCGCATCGTCGAGGAAATCCGCCGCCGCGACGAGGAAGGCGCGCGCAACGCGATGGAACACGTGATCCGCGTCGGTCAGGAGCGGTTGATCATGGATCTGAGGGGCCGGGAGAGTTAG
- a CDS encoding ABC transporter ATP-binding protein yields MTLQIELNGVNKFYGSYHALKDIDLAIEEGTFVALVGPSGCGKSTLLRSLAGLEKISAGEMKIAGARMNDVPPRKRDVAMVFQSYALYPHMTVEENLTYSLRIRGVKKAEALKAAAEVATTTGLSHLMKRYPRELSGGQRQRVAMSRAIIRHPKAFLFDEPLSNLDAALRVHMRKEIRALHDRLGATSVYVTHDQIEAMTMADHVVVMRDGVIEQQGRPLDLYDRPANRFVAGFIGSPAMNFIPAVVEADGSHLALDLGATRASFSLIDPVRPGASVTVGIRPEHIRIVGAGQGAFDIPVGVVESTGSATYITSATQPELMVVETGRSAASGGELIGLAIDPKQLHLFDAETGKRLEPQKAPLDAQITSRAAPHPAAATFSPS; encoded by the coding sequence ATGACCCTTCAGATCGAGCTCAACGGCGTCAACAAATTCTACGGTTCCTACCACGCACTCAAGGACATCGATCTCGCGATAGAGGAGGGGACCTTCGTTGCCCTTGTCGGGCCTTCCGGCTGCGGCAAGTCCACGCTCCTGCGGTCTCTGGCCGGGCTCGAGAAGATTTCGGCCGGTGAGATGAAGATCGCCGGGGCGCGGATGAACGACGTTCCGCCGCGCAAGCGCGACGTCGCAATGGTCTTCCAGTCCTATGCGCTCTACCCCCATATGACGGTGGAGGAGAATCTGACCTACAGCCTGCGCATACGCGGCGTTAAAAAAGCGGAGGCGCTGAAGGCGGCGGCCGAAGTGGCGACGACCACCGGTCTTTCCCACCTCATGAAGCGCTATCCTCGCGAACTCTCCGGCGGGCAACGCCAGCGGGTTGCGATGAGCCGCGCCATCATTCGTCATCCCAAGGCATTCCTCTTCGACGAGCCCTTGTCCAATCTCGATGCGGCGCTGCGCGTGCATATGCGCAAGGAGATCCGGGCGCTGCATGACCGGCTGGGGGCGACCTCCGTCTATGTGACCCACGATCAAATCGAGGCAATGACCATGGCGGACCATGTCGTCGTCATGCGCGACGGGGTCATCGAGCAGCAGGGCCGCCCGCTCGATCTCTACGACAGACCGGCCAACCGCTTCGTTGCAGGTTTCATCGGCTCGCCGGCGATGAACTTCATTCCGGCGGTCGTGGAGGCGGACGGCAGCCATTTGGCTCTCGACCTCGGCGCCACAAGGGCGAGCTTCTCGCTCATCGACCCGGTTCGGCCGGGGGCATCGGTCACGGTGGGCATTCGGCCGGAACACATCCGCATCGTCGGCGCCGGGCAGGGTGCATTCGATATTCCCGTCGGCGTCGTGGAGTCGACCGGCTCGGCCACCTACATAACCTCCGCGACCCAGCCGGAACTCATGGTCGTGGAGACCGGACGCTCCGCTGCATCGGGCGGGGAGCTTATCGGTCTGGCGATTGACCCGAAGCAATTGCATCTCTTCGATGCGGAAACGGGGAAGCGCCTCGAACCGCAAAAAGCGCCATTGGACGCCCAAATCACGTCTCGCGCCGCCCCTCATCCCGCTGCCGCCACCTTCTCCCCGTCTTGA
- a CDS encoding carbohydrate ABC transporter permease, with protein sequence MSDTFRNRLMLAVALVLAAIYLFPLYWMYITALKTGSAMFATPPKFWPSEPQWSIYAFVWESRNMARYLWNSLVIAFGSVALIAVLGVGCAYVLARYRNVWVDIGLFLILMLQVLPASLMVTPIFVGFSQVGLLDTPRLAVILAIAAKSMPFFVVLVRATFMSVPMELEEAALVDGNSRIGAFFNIVLPLARNGILVSAILIFMQAFGEFVYSKSMIQAVELQPASVGLNTFMGPNTNEWNNIMAYATIYVTPILAAFILLQRRIVSGLTSGALK encoded by the coding sequence ATGAGCGACACTTTCCGCAACCGGTTGATGCTGGCTGTCGCGCTCGTGCTCGCGGCCATCTATCTCTTCCCGCTCTACTGGATGTACATCACCGCCCTGAAGACCGGGTCGGCGATGTTTGCGACCCCGCCGAAATTCTGGCCGAGCGAGCCACAATGGAGCATCTACGCCTTCGTCTGGGAGAGCCGCAACATGGCGCGGTATCTCTGGAATTCGCTCGTCATCGCTTTCGGCTCGGTGGCGCTGATCGCCGTGCTCGGCGTCGGTTGCGCCTATGTGCTCGCGCGCTATCGCAACGTCTGGGTGGACATCGGCCTGTTTCTCATCCTGATGCTTCAGGTGTTGCCCGCTTCGCTGATGGTGACGCCGATTTTCGTCGGCTTCTCGCAAGTGGGCCTCCTCGATACGCCGCGTCTTGCCGTGATCCTGGCGATCGCTGCCAAAAGCATGCCCTTCTTCGTGGTCCTCGTCCGCGCGACCTTCATGAGCGTGCCGATGGAGCTCGAAGAGGCAGCGCTCGTCGACGGCAATTCGCGGATCGGCGCCTTCTTCAACATCGTGCTGCCGCTCGCCCGGAACGGCATTCTCGTGAGCGCGATCCTGATCTTCATGCAGGCCTTCGGCGAATTCGTCTATTCGAAATCGATGATCCAGGCCGTCGAACTGCAGCCCGCAAGTGTCGGCCTCAACACCTTCATGGGGCCGAATACCAATGAATGGAACAATATCATGGCCTATGCCACGATCTATGTGACGCCCATCCTTGCCGCTTTCATCCTCTTGCAGCGCCGCATCGTTTCCGGCCTCACTTCAGGAGCCCTCAAATGA
- a CDS encoding carbohydrate ABC transporter permease, which translates to MKRILSSITDGRGFDIGLVSLPLAFLFVLSGLPLVYNVVMSFQEVDMFSLGSFSRPFVGFKNYIDLFAQPETWPILLNTAIFVTASIAGQFLIGFGLALFFWVNFPGASWLRGLFLVSWVMPGLVVGAIWNWILSGDFGVLNFLLRETGVISDNIFWRSDPNYSLWAVIIANIWLGTSFNMILLSVGLSGIPKDLYEAAELDGANAFQRFWTITLPMMRSTIGAIVALGLIFTLQQFDLFAAITSGGPNNTSNVTQYWAWDLSFRQYDFAKGATISVIMIVFVMFASVVYVRSTRHEVRG; encoded by the coding sequence ATGAAAAGAATTCTATCGAGCATTACGGATGGCAGGGGCTTCGATATCGGCCTTGTGAGCTTGCCGCTCGCATTCCTGTTCGTCCTCTCCGGACTGCCGCTTGTCTACAATGTCGTGATGAGCTTCCAGGAAGTCGACATGTTCAGCCTCGGCAGCTTTTCGCGGCCGTTCGTGGGCTTCAAGAATTATATCGACCTTTTCGCTCAACCCGAAACCTGGCCCATTCTCCTCAACACGGCCATCTTCGTGACCGCCTCGATCGCCGGGCAGTTCCTCATAGGCTTCGGTCTCGCGCTGTTCTTCTGGGTCAATTTCCCCGGTGCGTCGTGGCTGCGCGGCCTCTTTCTCGTCTCCTGGGTCATGCCGGGCCTCGTGGTCGGCGCCATCTGGAACTGGATTCTCTCGGGTGATTTCGGCGTCCTCAATTTTCTGCTGCGGGAAACAGGCGTGATTTCCGACAACATCTTCTGGCGTTCGGACCCGAACTATTCGCTCTGGGCCGTGATCATCGCCAATATCTGGCTCGGCACGTCATTCAACATGATCCTGCTTTCGGTCGGCCTGTCAGGTATTCCGAAGGACCTCTACGAGGCGGCCGAGCTCGACGGTGCCAATGCGTTCCAGCGCTTCTGGACGATCACTCTGCCGATGATGCGCTCGACGATCGGTGCCATTGTCGCGCTCGGGCTCATCTTCACTTTGCAGCAATTCGATCTCTTCGCCGCCATCACGTCCGGAGGGCCGAACAATACCTCCAATGTCACGCAATACTGGGCCTGGGACCTTTCCTTCCGCCAGTATGATTTCGCCAAGGGCGCGACGATCTCGGTGATCATGATCGTCTTCGTGATGTTCGCCTCCGTCGTCTATGTCCGCTCAACGCGCCATGAGGTCAGAGGATGA
- a CDS encoding ABC transporter substrate-binding protein: MGIRKYAMLGAFALASVSLPAFSASAEDVTISVWSLDRDIQPAPNLIKDFNKLNTGIKVEYRQIQFDDVVSEAMRAYSTGQAPDIIAVDNPEHALFASRGAFLDLSQMIAKSSVVKPENYFKGPLASVTWDGKYYGVPKATNTIALYYNKDMFKAKGLDPNKPPQTWDELVEAARKLTDPAQNVYGITFSAKANEEGTFQFLPWAQMAGGGYDNINAEGAVKALDVWKTIIDQKLASPDTLTRSQWDATGTFNSGNAAMAISGPWEIDRMLEEAKFDWGVALLPVPEVGAERSSAMGDFNWAVFANTEHPEEAFKVLEYFVSQDDRMFKDFGQLPPRSDIAIPATGEPKKDAALQVFVEQLKYAKPRGPHPAWPKISKAIQDAIQAALTGQMSSKEALDQAAEKIKAVLG; this comes from the coding sequence ATGGGTATCCGTAAATATGCAATGCTGGGTGCATTCGCCCTTGCCAGTGTTTCCTTGCCGGCCTTTTCGGCAAGCGCTGAGGATGTAACGATCAGTGTCTGGTCGCTGGACCGGGACATCCAGCCGGCACCGAACTTGATAAAAGATTTCAACAAGCTGAACACCGGTATTAAAGTGGAATATCGGCAGATCCAGTTCGACGACGTGGTCAGCGAAGCGATGCGAGCCTATTCGACGGGGCAGGCGCCGGACATCATCGCTGTCGACAATCCCGAACACGCGCTCTTTGCGTCCCGCGGTGCATTTCTCGATCTGAGCCAGATGATCGCGAAGTCCTCGGTCGTCAAGCCGGAGAACTACTTCAAGGGGCCACTCGCCTCCGTGACCTGGGACGGGAAATATTACGGCGTCCCCAAGGCAACCAACACGATCGCCCTTTACTACAACAAGGACATGTTCAAGGCCAAGGGCCTGGACCCGAACAAGCCTCCGCAAACCTGGGACGAACTCGTCGAGGCGGCGCGCAAGCTGACCGACCCGGCTCAGAACGTCTACGGCATCACCTTCTCGGCCAAAGCCAACGAGGAGGGGACATTCCAGTTCCTCCCCTGGGCGCAGATGGCCGGCGGCGGTTACGACAACATCAACGCCGAGGGCGCGGTCAAGGCGCTGGACGTCTGGAAAACGATCATCGACCAGAAGCTCGCCTCGCCCGACACGCTGACACGCAGCCAATGGGACGCCACCGGTACCTTCAATTCCGGCAACGCGGCCATGGCGATCTCCGGTCCCTGGGAAATCGATCGTATGCTCGAGGAAGCGAAGTTCGATTGGGGCGTAGCGCTGCTGCCCGTACCGGAAGTCGGCGCTGAACGCTCTTCGGCCATGGGCGATTTCAACTGGGCGGTCTTCGCGAATACCGAGCATCCGGAAGAAGCCTTCAAGGTCCTCGAATATTTCGTTTCGCAGGACGACCGGATGTTCAAGGACTTCGGGCAACTGCCGCCGCGCTCCGACATCGCCATCCCGGCGACCGGCGAGCCGAAAAAGGACGCGGCTCTCCAGGTCTTCGTGGAACAGCTGAAATATGCGAAGCCCCGCGGCCCCCATCCCGCATGGCCGAAGATCTCCAAAGCTATTCAGGACGCCATCCAGGCGGCGCTTACCGGGCAGATGAGTTCCAAGGAAGCGCTCGACCAGGCGGCCGAGAAGATAAAGGCGGTTCTCGGCTGA
- a CDS encoding sugar phosphate isomerase/epimerase family protein: protein MSNPAKSIRVGTMVSATKGEAAKRIGEIADLGFESFEPFFWQTTNGQDLAELGKRCREAIGDRDITISTLGMFGNPLEETDIDLQSLQGWKDCIDNAHHFGATCVAGFTGRIRNRPLTDSLPRYRKIWRELAQRAADKGVKIAFENCAMDGNWATGDWNIAHNPDAWELIFNETPDDNIGLEWEPCHQMVYLIDPLPQIRKWAPKIFHVHGKDATIRWDVIREHGIFGKEKFVFMRTPGFGDSNWTDIISELRLAGWSGSIDIEGWHDPVYRDALEMTGQVHALNYLKGCRGGDFVADPA from the coding sequence ATGAGCAATCCAGCCAAATCCATCCGCGTCGGCACCATGGTCAGCGCCACAAAGGGCGAAGCCGCGAAGCGCATAGGCGAGATCGCCGATCTGGGGTTCGAAAGCTTCGAACCCTTCTTCTGGCAGACCACCAACGGGCAGGATCTTGCCGAGCTCGGCAAGCGCTGCCGTGAGGCAATCGGCGACCGCGACATCACGATCTCGACGCTCGGCATGTTCGGCAATCCGCTGGAGGAGACCGACATCGACCTCCAGAGCCTGCAGGGCTGGAAGGACTGCATCGACAACGCCCATCATTTCGGCGCGACATGCGTCGCCGGCTTTACGGGACGCATCCGCAACCGGCCGCTGACTGACAGTCTGCCGCGCTACCGCAAGATCTGGCGCGAGCTCGCCCAGCGCGCCGCCGATAAGGGCGTAAAGATCGCCTTCGAGAACTGCGCCATGGACGGCAACTGGGCGACCGGCGACTGGAACATCGCTCACAATCCGGACGCCTGGGAACTCATCTTCAACGAGACGCCGGACGACAACATCGGTCTGGAGTGGGAGCCTTGCCACCAGATGGTCTATCTGATCGACCCGCTGCCGCAGATCCGCAAATGGGCGCCCAAGATATTCCACGTGCACGGTAAGGACGCGACGATCCGCTGGGACGTCATCCGCGAGCACGGCATCTTCGGCAAGGAGAAGTTCGTCTTCATGCGCACGCCCGGGTTCGGCGACAGCAATTGGACCGACATCATCTCGGAACTCCGGCTCGCCGGCTGGTCCGGTTCGATCGACATCGAAGGCTGGCATGACCCGGTATACCGCGATGCGCTGGAAATGACGGGCCAGGTGCACGCTCTGAATTACCTGAAAGGCTGCCGTGGCGGCGACTTCGTCGCCGATCCGGCCTGA
- a CDS encoding Gfo/Idh/MocA family protein: protein MVILRAVLCGCGAMAKGWLKAIAADRELQSAIRIVGLIDVNPEAARALAAEFEIEGAVVGSDLDAVLTETAPDILFDIVVPAARRDVVATALRHGCHVLSEKPMAASLEAARELIELARNADRIHAIVQNRRFISGIRRIRRFIESGAIGDLTGIHCDFFIGAHFGGFREEMEHVLLLDMAIHTFDAARFIADKTPLAVYCHEENPQGSWYAHGAAATAIFELSDDVTFTYRGSWCAEGANTSWESEWRIIGTKGTLLWDGAEALSANRVAGSEGFFRPLVPVEVPEAADPLETHGHASVIADFVAAVRSGTKPETAGDDNFNSLAMVFAAIESARTRQRVTI, encoded by the coding sequence ATGGTGATTTTGCGCGCAGTTCTGTGCGGGTGCGGAGCTATGGCCAAAGGTTGGCTCAAGGCGATCGCCGCGGACCGCGAACTCCAGTCGGCAATCCGGATCGTCGGGCTCATCGACGTCAATCCCGAAGCGGCTCGTGCGCTCGCGGCGGAGTTCGAGATCGAAGGCGCCGTTGTCGGTTCAGACCTCGATGCGGTGTTGACGGAGACGGCACCCGACATCCTTTTCGACATCGTCGTACCTGCTGCGCGCCGCGACGTGGTCGCCACCGCGCTCAGGCACGGCTGTCACGTGCTGAGCGAGAAGCCGATGGCCGCCTCGCTCGAGGCCGCCCGCGAGCTGATCGAACTCGCCAGGAATGCGGACAGGATCCATGCAATCGTGCAGAACCGCCGCTTCATCTCCGGCATACGCCGCATACGTCGCTTCATCGAAAGCGGCGCGATAGGAGATCTGACGGGCATCCACTGCGACTTCTTCATCGGCGCGCATTTTGGCGGCTTTCGCGAGGAGATGGAACATGTGCTGCTTCTCGACATGGCGATCCACACCTTCGATGCCGCCCGGTTCATCGCCGATAAGACACCGCTCGCCGTGTATTGCCACGAAGAAAACCCGCAGGGCTCCTGGTACGCGCACGGCGCGGCCGCCACCGCGATATTCGAGCTTTCCGACGATGTGACCTTCACCTATCGCGGTTCCTGGTGTGCCGAAGGCGCCAATACGAGCTGGGAGAGCGAGTGGCGGATTATAGGCACCAAGGGCACGCTGCTCTGGGACGGCGCCGAGGCGCTGAGCGCGAACCGTGTCGCCGGCAGCGAGGGCTTCTTCCGTCCGCTCGTACCGGTCGAAGTTCCCGAAGCAGCCGATCCGCTTGAGACGCACGGGCATGCCAGCGTCATCGCCGATTTCGTCGCTGCGGTCCGCTCCGGCACCAAGCCGGAAACGGCGGGCGACGACAATTTCAACAGCCTTGCCATGGTCTTTGCGGCGATCGAAAGCGCCCGCACCCGGCAACGCGTGACAATCTGA
- a CDS encoding LacI family DNA-binding transcriptional regulator, translated as MKGIRRLAQHLDISIGTVSRALNGRPDVNEETRRRVLEAAERLGYVANQSGRSLRQGTTNIIGFMMQTGTEITGQGDTFFMSVFDGVQAVFARHKLDLVALLCSSEEDPTDYLRRVVARGFADGLILSATRRHDPRIEFLAERNIPFVTLGRSLTDAGRPWLDLDFEGMAQIAIDRLVARGHRRIAVTRPHDDANLGYVFVDRCREALAAHGLPLEEELIFRSTPNETGGYQIARELLAIKDRPTAALLVNETIAIGFYQGLSEAGVRPGRDIAVIGRYSPHAHFLSPPLTCFRLSLRDLGIALAETLLSTMPAFKDHYPQALVNAVWPMELVEGESDGFLVNGDESRG; from the coding sequence ATGAAGGGAATTCGGCGCCTGGCGCAGCATCTCGATATTTCGATCGGAACCGTTTCGCGTGCACTGAACGGCCGCCCCGACGTCAATGAGGAGACTCGCAGGCGTGTCCTGGAGGCGGCTGAAAGGCTCGGTTATGTGGCGAACCAGTCCGGCCGCAGCCTGAGGCAGGGCACCACCAACATCATCGGCTTCATGATGCAGACCGGAACGGAGATCACCGGTCAGGGCGACACGTTCTTCATGAGCGTCTTCGACGGCGTGCAGGCAGTTTTCGCCAGGCACAAGCTCGACCTTGTCGCCCTGCTCTGCTCGTCCGAGGAAGATCCGACCGATTACCTGCGCCGCGTCGTCGCGCGCGGTTTTGCCGACGGGTTGATCCTTTCGGCAACCCGGCGTCACGATCCGCGCATAGAGTTTCTGGCCGAACGCAATATCCCCTTCGTAACGCTCGGCCGAAGCCTGACGGATGCCGGCCGCCCCTGGCTCGACCTCGACTTCGAGGGGATGGCGCAGATCGCCATCGACCGTCTGGTTGCGCGCGGACATCGCCGCATCGCGGTCACCCGTCCGCACGACGATGCCAACCTCGGTTATGTCTTCGTCGACCGCTGCCGCGAAGCGCTTGCCGCGCATGGCCTTCCCCTGGAGGAAGAATTGATCTTCCGATCGACGCCGAACGAGACCGGCGGCTATCAGATCGCGCGCGAACTCCTGGCCATCAAGGACCGGCCGACGGCTGCCCTGCTCGTCAATGAGACGATCGCCATCGGCTTCTACCAGGGCCTCTCCGAAGCGGGCGTCAGGCCGGGCCGCGACATTGCAGTGATCGGGCGCTACAGCCCGCATGCACACTTTCTCTCGCCGCCGCTCACCTGCTTCCGCCTGTCGCTGCGCGACCTCGGCATAGCGCTTGCGGAAACGCTGCTGTCGACGATGCCTGCTTTCAAGGACCATTATCCGCAAGCGCTGGTAAACGCAGTCTGGCCGATGGAGCTGGTCGAGGGCGAAAGCGACGGCTTTCTCGTCAATGGGGACGAAAGTCGCGGCTGA
- the ampC gene encoding class C beta-lactamase has product MTHFSATKFVMAAAALLCCGAGAHAADRGEEGELARLVDETIRPLMREHGVPGMAIAVTVRGKKYIFNYGLASRESGQKVTDETMFEIGSVSKTFTAMLASYAEARGDLALSDPAGKYLPALAGTRFDDISLLNLGTYTAGGLPLQFPDSVTDQESMIDYYRDWRPTYAAGTHRLYSNPSIGLFGYLAAKSMGEPFADLMEKSIFPAFGLTSTFIAVPQDRADDYAYGYSKAGKPIRVTRGVLDSEAYGVKTTAADLIRFVEANIDGTGLDEPIRRAIAATHTGYFKVGAMTQGLGWEMYPYPTKLDDLLAGNSSRMALEPHKVSKLVPPAAPQENLWINKTGSTNGFGAYAAFVPAERIGIVMLANRNYPIPARVKAAYQILSTLESGPGSADAR; this is encoded by the coding sequence ATGACACATTTTTCCGCGACGAAATTCGTAATGGCTGCGGCTGCTTTGCTCTGCTGCGGAGCCGGCGCGCACGCCGCCGACCGAGGCGAGGAAGGAGAGCTTGCACGCTTAGTGGACGAGACGATCCGGCCGCTGATGAGGGAGCATGGCGTTCCGGGAATGGCGATCGCGGTCACCGTCCGCGGAAAGAAGTACATCTTCAACTATGGCCTGGCGTCGAGAGAGAGCGGGCAGAAGGTCACCGACGAAACGATGTTCGAGATCGGCTCGGTCAGCAAGACCTTCACGGCGATGCTCGCATCCTATGCCGAAGCGCGTGGGGATCTGGCCCTATCCGATCCTGCCGGCAAATATCTGCCCGCGCTCGCCGGGACCCGTTTTGACGACATCAGCCTTCTCAATCTCGGGACCTATACCGCCGGCGGACTGCCATTGCAGTTTCCCGATTCCGTTACCGATCAGGAGAGCATGATCGACTACTACAGAGATTGGCGCCCGACCTATGCCGCCGGGACGCACAGGCTTTACTCGAACCCGAGCATCGGCCTCTTCGGCTATCTAGCCGCAAAGAGCATGGGCGAGCCTTTCGCCGATCTGATGGAGAAGAGCATATTCCCGGCATTCGGCCTGACGAGCACCTTCATAGCCGTTCCGCAGGATCGGGCGGACGACTATGCCTATGGTTATTCGAAAGCCGGCAAGCCGATCCGCGTCACGCGCGGCGTTCTCGACTCGGAAGCCTACGGCGTAAAGACGACCGCTGCCGATCTGATCCGCTTCGTTGAGGCAAACATCGATGGAACGGGCCTGGACGAGCCGATCCGGCGCGCGATCGCCGCAACGCACACCGGATACTTCAAGGTCGGGGCCATGACGCAGGGGCTCGGCTGGGAGATGTATCCCTATCCGACGAAGCTCGACGATCTGCTTGCCGGCAATTCCAGCCGGATGGCGCTCGAGCCGCACAAGGTCAGCAAGCTCGTTCCGCCCGCGGCGCCCCAGGAAAACCTGTGGATCAACAAGACCGGCTCGACCAACGGTTTCGGCGCCTATGCAGCCTTCGTCCCGGCCGAGCGCATCGGCATCGTGATGCTGGCGAACAGGAATTACCCGATTCCTGCCCGCGTGAAAGCCGCATACCAGATACTGTCGACGCTCGAGAGCGGCCCCGGATCGGCGGACGCCCGCTGA
- a CDS encoding ArsR/SmtB family transcription factor, with product METKLLTVDPIKDADVVQALGSATRIEILNLLRLKGPLNVNEIATHMGLPQSTTATNLKSLERAGLIQTHTMKATKGNQKICSSIYGEILIRFDDRTNLSDDVVTVSMPIGLFTEFEVEAPCGLCSVNNVIGMLDVQEVFLDPQRMQAALLWFTRGYVEYKFPNNAKVTGRTVRKIEFSAELSSETPATNANWPSDISIWINGIKAGYWTSPGDYGDRRGMYSPAWWKLSGSQYGKLKTWTIDDRGTWIDGAMVSTQTINSLGIPDHHSIRFRIGIDEKAENPGGLNIFGKGFGDFDQDIVMTIYF from the coding sequence ATGGAGACGAAGCTTCTTACAGTGGACCCGATCAAGGATGCGGATGTCGTCCAGGCCTTGGGCTCAGCAACGCGCATCGAGATCCTCAACCTTCTGCGCCTGAAGGGCCCTCTGAACGTCAACGAGATCGCGACCCATATGGGCCTGCCGCAATCGACGACGGCAACCAACCTCAAGTCGCTGGAGAGGGCCGGCCTCATCCAGACCCATACGATGAAGGCGACCAAGGGTAATCAGAAGATCTGTTCCAGCATCTACGGCGAGATCCTCATCCGCTTCGACGACCGCACCAATCTTTCAGACGACGTCGTGACCGTCAGCATGCCGATCGGCCTTTTCACCGAATTCGAGGTGGAAGCGCCCTGCGGACTCTGTTCGGTCAACAACGTCATCGGCATGCTCGACGTCCAGGAAGTCTTTCTCGATCCGCAGCGCATGCAGGCCGCACTGCTCTGGTTCACGCGCGGCTATGTCGAATACAAGTTTCCGAACAATGCTAAGGTCACGGGACGGACGGTCCGCAAGATCGAGTTCTCCGCCGAACTGAGCTCCGAGACGCCGGCCACGAACGCCAACTGGCCCTCCGACATCTCCATCTGGATCAACGGCATCAAGGCCGGCTACTGGACGTCGCCCGGCGACTACGGCGACCGACGGGGCATGTATTCGCCGGCTTGGTGGAAGCTCAGCGGCTCGCAATACGGCAAGCTCAAGACCTGGACCATCGACGACCGCGGTACATGGATCGACGGCGCGATGGTGTCGACTCAGACGATAAATTCCCTCGGCATACCGGATCATCATTCGATACGGTTCCGGATAGGCATCGACGAGAAGGCGGAGAACCCCGGAGGGCTCAACATCTTCGGCAAGGGTTTCGGCGATTTCGACCAGGACATCGTCATGACGATCTATTTCTAG